From Phocoena sinus isolate mPhoSin1 chromosome 16, mPhoSin1.pri, whole genome shotgun sequence:
GTCGGTTTAAATCCTGGGAAAGACCTTCACTAGCAGGGGTGCGTGCAGGGACAGTGAGCTGTCCCTGAGgttcagccacacacacacacactccacgtGAGCCCCTTAAGAGGAAACAACCACCTCTCAGGGGTTTAATAGGAGAGCTTGGAACATTAACTGGGGAAGGGAGTGCGGATTATTTCCTTATTCATATAAAAACACTTGTCACACTCAGCACTGCAATACTAGGGACACAGGGCTGAAAAAATAAGCCTTAATCTCACAATCGCATGAAACTAGGTGGGAATCAGGACTGTGTAGCCTCCTCTTTGTAATAAGTATaagagcaataataataattatagttatatgattttatataaattcttttctttccaaatagGGCTCCTGTGACCCTGCTTTCCATCAATCACTGGACCATGAGCCCCGGGCTGCAGCCAGTCCCCTGTTCCTCACTGCTGATGGCACCAGGCTCTCAGGAGCACCAAGGACTGCTCACAGGGACACAGACACCCACAAATAGAGACTCACATCACCCGCCAGGctctcatcaccccaaaaggcAGCTTTTTAGAACATCAAACTTATGTGATCTCAGTTGGGAGTTTGCTGTTAAAAGGAAGAATAATACTTTCTGAACAAccggagacacaaaagacttcaaagcaaacatttaaaggaaaCAGTGGAACTAGAACCTCTTTTGGGTGGTCCCTCCTGCCTACTAGTTGGGTGACATTGGTCAAGTCATTGTAACTTTTTGggcttctgtttcttcacctgtaacaAAGGCTAGAATCCTACATTTCTGCAGGAGGATAACACATGTGAAATGTGTTTTATGTAAATGTTCCATGTAAACACGTAAATGTTATAGggttatatatttagaaaataacatttattaatttcgAGTCACCATGGATAACTGTACAAGGGTCCATCGGCACCAGTTCTGTGAAGATAAGAATTGTGTCTCCTGGATCATTGTGTCAAGTTCAGAGCCTGGAACtgagtagctgctcaataaatacttgttgactaAGTGGGTCGAGCCAAGTTGAGCTGCCACAGAGATTTAATTTAGGGGCTGGAGGCCCACACCATTCCTCCCGGGCCACTATCTCCCTCTACATCTCTCTCCtcgtccccctccccctcagcacCTCTGTGCCCCAGGCCATCTTCACAGACAGCTGTGTGGTCTCTGTAGGAGACATCCCTGTGCTCCGGGACTGCCGGGGGGCATCTGGGGGCTTTCCTGCGATGAGGACAGCAGCGCAAGCCCCACTCCCTGCAGCTGCAGGGAGCCTGGACTGCCCAGACATAGGCGCCCACAGGCACCAAGAGCAGCACAGCACACAGGATCACCGTGGTGTGCAGGAGGCGCTCCCGTCCCTCCAGTCCGCCGTGGTCTCGGCCCGTCACAAAGACCACACACCGGCCCTGGCGTGGGGGCTGGCGCCCCAGGCTAAGGCAGACCTCATATTTTGTGCCAGGGAGGAGATCATCCACCAAGTATGTGCTGATTCCTGGGCCGACATGAACGACCTCCTTCCTGCGGGCTTCATCAGACCCAATGTAGAGGGTGAACCACTTCTCAGGGGTGTCGGCCGCCACAAACCATTCCAGCACGATCCCACGCACTGTCTGCTTAACCACCCGCAGGTCAACGTAGGCATTGCCCTCcgaagtggagaaaagagaatggagTGTGGGCGCGGCCTGGGCGGGCTGGACGTGGAGGGAGATGACACAGCTGCTCCTGCCGATGGAGTTGGAGGCTACACAGGTGTAACTGCCCCTGTCTACCAGCTGGGCAGCAGGTATGACCAGCTCCGACAGAGCAGCATCTTCTGCAGGAGATGAGGTCAACACTGGGGAGAGAGACAGCAAAACAGCTCAGGTAGACATTTCTCTGATAGACAGTCAGCTGGAGAGTGTCTAGCAATGCCAGTTTTATGTTAAAAGGTGGTGGCGaccatttattaagcatgtaCTAGGTGCCAGGTGTTGCCTCTCGGCAATCCTGTAAGGTAAGCACCCAGATTTTACACATGGGAAGTTGGGGACTAGAGtgattaagcaacttgcctatAGTGAGAATCGTTCAGGGGTGTCGATTGATCTGGAACCTAGTTCTTCTGTCTATGAAgaccacactctttttttttttttttttttatgcagtacgcgggcctctcactgctgtggcctctcacgttgcggagcacaggctccggacgcgcaggctcagcggccatggctcacgggcccagccgctccgcggcatgtgggatcttcccggaccggggcacgaacccatgtcccctgcatcggcaggcggactctcaaccactgtgccaccagggaagccccagaccacACTCTTTTAACTTCACTAGCTCCTCCCACCAAACGACCTTAGCCTCGCTGAGCTAACACGTGGTTTCCAGGAGATCGCTAACAACAGTGTGATTGTACAATACTGTGAGCTTCAGGAAGTGCCTTTTTACCTCCCGGATGTCGAGTGGCTCAGAGCCTGGAGCCAAGTGCCTGGATTCTATCCATTACTAAATATATGGTCTTGGATGAGTTGCTTAGATTCTCttggcctcaattttctcatcagtaaaatgggatgataacaGTATTTACTCCATAAGTTtgatagtaagtgctcagtaagtgttagctgttattattactgaGAGAATGGATCTAACATGGTACCAAAGAGAATGATAATAGAACATCACAAAAGATAACATCTGGATGCATCTCATCATTCTCAAAGAGGCTACGACAACAGATCCTGTTTCTCCTTCATTGGTATTTAACCTCAAGCCTATAAGACGTAATCAAATGATAGGAAAAAGTCAAAATTTCAGctaattaagtattttttaatcatcCAGAGGTGTGTCACCATATATAACAAATATCTGGGTGACTGACTGTACTTCTCAAGTTTCACTTAGATATTTCTAGTTGTCTTCTAGATAGCATCGAGATACTTCTAAAGAGGCCATCCCTGGCTTTGTGATATACCCCAGTGCTGAAGGGTGGCATTAAAGGTGATTTCAGCTGAGGTGTGATAACAGAGCATGAACTTCAGGAAATGAGAGGCAGTTTAGAATCCCAGCGGTGGGGCCCACGCAGGTCACTCCCTCTCCCTGGGTCCCAGCGTGGCAACTTCAAGCCAATAAGGTCTGATCAACACAGCGGTAGGAAGTGTAAAATTCAGTCAATATCTAGGACTTCCCAACCTTGCCTGGTAAGAGTTAGCTGAGGGGTAGGCAATGGCAGAGGGATGAAACACTTGTTAAAATACATCCTCTCAGGTCCTCCCCTGGACTAACGGAATCAAATCTCCAGGGAGAGgcctgaaaattttatttgaaacaagcaccccaggtgattctgctcAGAGAAGTTTAAGAAATAAGTAACAGATAATCTCTAGAATCAGTTCTAGTCAGAAATTCTCTGATTTAAAAATACACGGTATGGTTTTTTTGCATCTAGAAGGCTTTCAAAGAATATATGTGTTCATATACAATTCTATaatatttatatcaataaaatattgttaagtcaattcatatatattaacatcttacatcCTATCAAGATCTGTaagcaacaaatatatatatatgcaacaaatatgtatgtaatatatatatatttacatcttaCTTCCTAtagagacctgtatgcaaaaatatatagatatatattatacatatatgtgtgtaacaaatatatattatattgataGATCTGTAtgcaacaaatatataaatatatattatatggagTACGTATATTTACATCTTATATCCTATAGAGATCTGTATGCAACCATGTAAAATAATGCcaatagggagttccctggcggcctcgtggttaggattccgggctttcactgagTCACatgaccaaataataataataataaaataatgccaaTAGTGGAACACTGTCTCGGAATTTTTTCTGTCGTGGTGAGTATAATTCAGGTCTGTCCCAGGCTTACCTGCACCCCTCCTTCATGATTGACCCAGTTTAGAACTTCTCTATTGAGGGCAGGGTTGCTACAGacctccccaacccccaccccaccccagataCGTGGAGAGGGTGCATGCACTTACCATCAAATTCCCTCCACTTGCTCAGGGGATAAGTCCAGGCAATAGTTGGTGAGGGGCTAGCCTGTACCAAGCATCGCAGGGTCACATTCTGTCCCACCCGGATGCTGACATTGGCACTGGGGGT
This genomic window contains:
- the LRIT2 gene encoding leucine-rich repeat, immunoglobulin-like domain and transmembrane domain-containing protein 2; this encodes MASVSHYFLLVLVFLDSHAAQLSCLPGCTCSEESFGRTLQCVSITLGKIPRKLPEEFKQVRIENSPLSELPRGSFITMSTLEYLWLNFNNLTVIHLGALEHLSELKELRLEGNKLRSVPWTEFRATPLLRVLDLKHNRIDALPELALQFLVNLTYLDLSSNRLTVVAKSVFLNWPAYQKHRQPGCETEILSSVMLALHDNPWLCDCRLRGLVQFVRSISLPVVLVNPYLMCRGPLSKAGQLFHETELSACMKPQISTPSANVSIRVGQNVTLRCLVQASPSPTIAWTYPLSKWREFDVLTSSPAEDAALSELVIPAAQLVDRGSYTCVASNSIGRSSCVISLHVQPAQAAPTLHSLFSTSEGNAYVDLRVVKQTVRGIVLEWFVAADTPEKWFTLYIGSDEARRKEVVHVGPGISTYLVDDLLPGTKYEVCLSLGRQPPRQGRCVVFVTGRDHGGLEGRERLLHTTVILCAVLLLVPVGAYVWAVQAPCSCREWGLRCCPHRRKAPRCPPAVPEHRDVSYRDHTAVCEDGLGHRGAEGEGDEERDVEGDSGPGGMVWASSP